One genomic segment of Sphingorhabdus sp. M41 includes these proteins:
- a CDS encoding Pycsar system effector family protein, with protein MDEGSKWPDEVVYALGTTQRHHVQLSVMADNKANMLIGATFVVFTLAIGQSHAGDISLPLLILAISAFGSAGLAALAVMPSVRPQKNTSPNMLFFGGFSKISEDEFIDQLLETELRSQESTYRAMLRDIYQMGQILEHKKYRFLGWAYRVFLIGLTLTFITYVYEQFAGPVFQA; from the coding sequence ATGGACGAAGGCAGCAAATGGCCGGATGAAGTTGTGTACGCGCTTGGCACCACCCAGCGACATCATGTGCAATTGAGCGTTATGGCGGATAATAAGGCGAATATGCTGATTGGCGCGACCTTTGTCGTGTTCACGCTCGCCATTGGCCAAAGCCATGCCGGCGATATCTCCCTGCCGCTTCTCATTCTTGCTATTTCCGCCTTTGGATCCGCCGGCTTGGCGGCCTTGGCGGTGATGCCATCGGTAAGGCCGCAGAAAAACACGTCTCCCAACATGCTGTTCTTTGGCGGTTTTTCCAAAATCAGTGAAGATGAGTTCATCGACCAGCTGCTGGAAACGGAATTGCGCAGCCAGGAATCAACCTACCGGGCGATGCTGCGCGATATCTATCAAATGGGTCAGATTCTGGAGCACAAGAAATACCGTTTTCTCGGCTGGGCCTATCGGGTATTTCTGATCGGCCTGACGCTAACCTTCATCACCTATGTTTACGAACAGTTCGCCGGACCGGTTTTTCAGGCCTGA
- a CDS encoding acyl carrier protein yields MANRDEIMTKISELIGPFNNKGVDLTADTTFQGDLEWDSLTVMDFVAAVEDEFDIIITMNMQAEIESIGQLADSVTKLMDS; encoded by the coding sequence ATGGCAAATCGCGACGAAATCATGACCAAGATCAGCGAACTGATCGGGCCTTTCAACAATAAGGGCGTCGATTTGACCGCAGATACGACCTTTCAGGGTGATCTCGAATGGGACAGCTTGACGGTCATGGATTTTGTCGCTGCCGTCGAAGACGAATTTGATATCATCATCACCATGAACATGCAGGCCGAAATCGAAAGCATCGGCCAACTTGCCGATTCCGTCACGAAGTTGATGGACAGCTAA
- the spt gene encoding serine palmitoyltransferase produces the protein MTDLLSKFDPLIQERENLLATGVKDPFSLVMEEVLSPTVAICDGKETILLGTYNYMGMTFDDDVRQAGLKALEEFGSGTTGSRVLNGTYSLHRDCEDALKEFYAMDHAMVFSTGYQANLGIISTLAGKGDYVILDIDSHASIYDGCAMGNAEIVAFRHNDVEALEKRLKRLPAEAGKLVVLEGVYSMLGDVAPLKEMVRVCKENGAMVLVDEAHSMGFIGENGRGVCEAQGVIDDVDFIIGTFSKSVGTVGGFCVSNHPKFEIMRLVCRPYVFTASLPPSVMATASTSIRKLMHSGNKRAHLWENSKKLHKGLRNLGFTLGTPEAQSAIIAVIMPDLEKGAMMWQALLAEGLYVNLARPPATPANMTLLRCSLCAEHTSEQVDQILGMFEAAGKAVGAI, from the coding sequence ATGACCGATCTACTCAGTAAATTTGACCCGCTCATCCAGGAGCGTGAAAACCTCCTCGCGACGGGTGTCAAAGACCCGTTTTCACTGGTGATGGAGGAAGTGCTTTCACCGACCGTCGCCATTTGTGATGGCAAGGAAACCATTCTTCTCGGCACCTATAATTATATGGGCATGACCTTTGACGATGATGTTCGTCAGGCTGGCCTGAAAGCGCTGGAAGAATTCGGATCCGGCACCACCGGCAGCCGCGTGCTTAACGGGACCTACAGCCTCCACCGCGATTGCGAGGATGCGCTCAAGGAATTTTACGCGATGGACCATGCGATGGTCTTTTCCACCGGCTATCAGGCCAATTTGGGGATCATCTCGACGCTGGCGGGCAAGGGCGACTATGTCATTCTCGACATCGACAGCCATGCATCGATCTATGACGGTTGCGCGATGGGCAATGCCGAAATTGTCGCGTTCCGCCACAATGATGTGGAAGCGCTGGAAAAGCGCCTCAAACGCCTGCCCGCCGAAGCCGGCAAGCTGGTGGTCCTGGAAGGCGTCTATTCGATGCTCGGTGATGTCGCACCGCTCAAGGAAATGGTTCGCGTCTGCAAGGAAAACGGCGCCATGGTACTGGTCGACGAAGCCCACTCGATGGGTTTCATCGGCGAAAACGGACGCGGCGTCTGCGAAGCGCAGGGCGTGATCGACGATGTCGACTTCATCATCGGTACGTTCAGCAAAAGCGTCGGCACGGTCGGCGGCTTCTGCGTCTCCAACCATCCGAAATTCGAAATCATGCGGCTGGTCTGCCGCCCCTATGTGTTCACCGCCAGCCTGCCACCCAGCGTGATGGCGACGGCGAGCACCTCGATCCGCAAGCTGATGCACAGCGGCAACAAGCGCGCGCATCTCTGGGAGAATAGCAAGAAACTGCACAAGGGACTGCGCAACCTCGGTTTCACCCTCGGCACGCCGGAAGCGCAAAGCGCGATTATCGCGGTAATAATGCCGGATCTCGAAAAAGGCGCGATGATGTGGCAGGCGCTGCTCGCGGAGGGCCTATATGTCAATCTGGCGAGACCACCCGCGACACCAGCCAATATGACACTGCTGCGCTGTTCGCTTTGTGCCGAACATACGAGCGAGCAAGTCGACCAGATTCTCGGCATGTTTGAAGCGGCTGGCAAGGCTGTTGGGGCGATTTAG
- a CDS encoding NAD-dependent epimerase/dehydratase family protein, with the protein MTGTSRKTIAITGATGFVGSRMLDLVISEGYDARALTRRKQDDRSSVTWVRGALDDTASLSTLCHGADMVLHIAGVVNAPDRVGFETGNVAGTLAVIEAAKQAGTKRFVHVSSLAATQPQLSIYGETKAKAEKLVKTSGLDWTILRPPAVYGPGDGEFLDLFKMARLGFVTLPPDADGLLSVIHVQDLCQALLALLPEQEDFTAQIFEVDDGKPGGWTQADFAKAIGQAIGKRVATFGMPKSLLRLAAKADRLARGNKAKLTTDRVNYFCHDDWTIDPQKRLPSQLWQAQIETRQGLKDTAKWYRHNDWL; encoded by the coding sequence ATGACTGGCACTTCCCGAAAAACAATCGCGATAACCGGCGCAACCGGTTTTGTCGGTAGCCGGATGCTCGATCTGGTGATCAGCGAGGGATATGACGCACGCGCTTTGACACGGCGGAAACAGGATGACCGTTCGAGCGTCACATGGGTGCGCGGTGCGCTAGACGATACAGCAAGCCTCTCGACCTTATGCCACGGCGCGGACATGGTTCTGCACATTGCCGGGGTCGTCAATGCCCCAGACAGAGTCGGCTTTGAGACTGGTAACGTCGCAGGAACGCTTGCGGTCATCGAAGCTGCCAAACAGGCCGGAACCAAGCGGTTCGTCCACGTCTCTTCGCTCGCGGCTACTCAGCCGCAGTTGTCGATCTACGGCGAAACCAAGGCCAAGGCGGAAAAGCTGGTCAAGACCAGCGGCCTCGACTGGACGATCCTCCGCCCACCCGCAGTCTATGGACCTGGCGACGGCGAATTTCTCGACCTGTTCAAAATGGCCAGACTGGGATTTGTTACCCTGCCCCCTGATGCTGACGGACTTTTATCAGTGATACACGTCCAGGACCTGTGCCAGGCGCTGCTTGCCCTTTTGCCGGAACAGGAAGATTTTACTGCTCAGATTTTCGAGGTCGATGACGGCAAGCCGGGCGGCTGGACTCAGGCCGATTTTGCCAAGGCGATAGGCCAAGCGATAGGCAAACGCGTTGCTACATTCGGCATGCCAAAATCTCTATTGCGTCTTGCTGCCAAGGCGGACCGTCTGGCGCGCGGCAACAAGGCCAAGCTTACCACAGACCGGGTCAATTATTTTTGCCATGACGACTGGACAATAGACCCGCAAAAGCGCCTGCCGTCACAATTGTGGCAAGCGCAGATTGAAACACGGCAAGGCCTGAAGGATACCGCAAAATGGTATCGCCATAACGACTGGCTGTAA
- a CDS encoding DUF2141 domain-containing protein, which produces MLKFAASIALSTTILLSSAPAFAGGQVVPNDLRKCQAGVGPAVLVNVSGVKESNGKMRVQTYRGISSEWLKTGAWLHRVEAPAKSGNMQFCLPVPSAGTYAIAIRHDINGNGKTDIFGDGGGMSNNPSINLFNLGKPSYKKTAFTIGNEVKSINITMKYR; this is translated from the coding sequence ATGTTGAAATTTGCGGCATCTATCGCATTATCGACCACTATTTTGCTATCCTCTGCCCCGGCATTTGCTGGTGGCCAGGTAGTGCCCAATGATCTTCGCAAATGTCAGGCGGGCGTTGGCCCTGCCGTTCTTGTCAATGTCAGTGGCGTCAAGGAATCCAATGGCAAAATGCGGGTTCAGACCTATCGCGGAATCTCGTCGGAATGGTTGAAAACAGGGGCATGGCTGCACCGGGTAGAGGCTCCGGCCAAGTCCGGGAATATGCAATTCTGTCTGCCCGTCCCTTCGGCGGGTACTTACGCCATTGCGATCCGGCACGATATTAATGGCAATGGCAAGACCGATATATTTGGTGATGGCGGCGGCATGTCGAACAATCCGAGCATCAATCTCTTCAATCTCGGCAAGCCGAGCTACAAGAAAACCGCCTTCACCATCGGGAATGAAGTCAAATCGATCAATATCACAATGAAATACAGATGA
- the proB gene encoding glutamate 5-kinase yields the protein MSAAKPDTIVVKVGSSLLVGEDGQARREWLKTLVADIAKRHQGGDNVIIVSSGSIALGARKLGLEKGGRASLADAQAAASIGQIALSSLWSELLGEHQLTAAQMLLTLDDMEDRKRYLNATATLEKLLEHRAIPVINENDSVATDEIRFGDNDRLAARVAQAGGADRILLLSDIDGLYDRRPGSETNGQFIGMVETVDESIMAMADGSSSSGLGSGGMTSKLEAAKIANLAGIELSIISGREEHPLERYTLTNVGTLFKAGDGANARKAWLGGRLTSAGAITIDAGAIAALQSGSSLLAAGIISIDGQFERSDVVEIKDLDGLTIARGLAEYNALDCAKIIGRRSSELEALLGYAPRSAVVHRNQMVLV from the coding sequence GTGAGCGCCGCAAAGCCGGACACGATTGTCGTCAAGGTCGGGTCTTCCCTGCTCGTCGGCGAAGATGGCCAGGCACGCCGGGAATGGCTGAAAACGCTGGTTGCCGATATCGCCAAACGGCATCAGGGGGGTGACAATGTCATCATCGTCTCATCGGGATCAATCGCCCTCGGCGCGCGCAAGCTTGGTCTCGAAAAAGGCGGGCGAGCCAGCCTGGCCGACGCACAGGCAGCAGCATCAATCGGCCAGATCGCCTTGAGCAGCCTGTGGTCGGAATTGCTCGGAGAGCATCAGCTTACCGCCGCCCAGATGCTGCTGACGCTCGACGATATGGAAGATCGCAAGCGCTATCTCAACGCAACCGCGACACTGGAAAAGCTGCTCGAACATCGCGCCATTCCGGTGATCAACGAAAATGACAGCGTCGCCACCGACGAGATCCGCTTTGGCGACAATGACCGGCTGGCCGCACGAGTGGCCCAAGCCGGTGGAGCTGATCGCATATTGCTCCTTTCCGACATTGACGGCCTTTATGACCGCAGGCCGGGCAGCGAAACCAACGGGCAATTTATCGGTATGGTCGAAACTGTCGATGAGTCGATCATGGCAATGGCGGACGGCAGCTCCTCGTCGGGACTGGGTTCGGGGGGCATGACGTCCAAGCTGGAAGCGGCAAAAATTGCCAATCTCGCCGGGATCGAACTGTCGATCATCTCGGGCCGCGAAGAGCATCCGCTCGAGCGCTATACCCTCACCAATGTCGGCACGTTGTTCAAGGCAGGAGATGGCGCCAATGCCCGCAAAGCCTGGCTAGGTGGCCGGCTGACCTCAGCCGGAGCGATCACGATTGATGCGGGTGCGATCGCCGCCTTGCAATCGGGCAGCAGCCTTCTCGCGGCCGGCATTATTTCCATCGACGGCCAGTTCGAACGCAGTGATGTCGTCGAGATCAAGGATCTGGACGGCCTGACGATCGCACGCGGTCTGGCCGAATATAATGCGCTGGATTGCGCCAAGATCATCGGCCGCCGCAGTTCGGAGCTTGAGGCGTTACTGGGCTACGCCCCGCGCAGCGCTGTGGTTCATCGCAATCAGATGGTGCTGGTCTAG
- a CDS encoding diacylglycerol/lipid kinase family protein produces the protein MANVALLSNPNSTGNRAILPEVRSYCVKNSDVFHYEVDHVDEIAKALETIARVKPKVLVINGGDGTVQAALTELYQGGHFGDNPPPVAVLPNGKTNLIALDLGSEGNPLKALERIVELAKHDLHEHLVDRELIALSDGGKDSKVVLGMFLGGAGLSEFILYCRHKIYPLGLPNAAAHVLTVFAALASVLFGIKGKFLPNRSRPIKISLIRDGQFQGNFAVLIVTTLERLLLMKRSMRNQNAIGRMQFLAIDQRAGAIVRFLLSVIFGRLGKNVQKGIHLERGDMIRIEGEGSNVLMDGELFSAQPGHPIVLKSTKAVSFLRLAA, from the coding sequence ATGGCAAATGTCGCACTTCTTTCCAATCCGAATTCAACCGGGAATCGGGCGATTTTGCCAGAAGTGCGGTCTTATTGCGTAAAGAATAGTGATGTTTTTCACTATGAAGTGGATCATGTCGATGAAATTGCCAAGGCATTGGAAACCATTGCCCGGGTGAAGCCGAAAGTGCTGGTCATCAACGGCGGTGACGGGACGGTACAGGCGGCACTGACCGAATTATATCAGGGCGGACATTTTGGTGACAACCCGCCCCCGGTCGCGGTGCTGCCCAATGGCAAGACGAATTTGATTGCTCTTGATCTCGGGTCCGAAGGCAATCCGCTAAAGGCGCTGGAACGCATTGTCGAACTGGCCAAACATGATTTGCACGAACATCTGGTCGACCGGGAACTGATCGCGCTTTCCGATGGTGGCAAGGACAGCAAGGTCGTGCTCGGCATGTTTCTGGGCGGTGCCGGCCTGTCGGAGTTCATTCTCTATTGCCGTCACAAGATCTATCCGCTGGGACTGCCCAATGCGGCCGCGCACGTGTTGACGGTTTTTGCTGCGCTCGCATCTGTGCTGTTCGGCATAAAGGGAAAATTTCTGCCCAACCGGTCACGACCAATCAAGATATCGCTGATCCGGGACGGCCAGTTTCAGGGCAATTTTGCGGTACTGATCGTTACCACGCTGGAGCGGTTGTTGTTGATGAAACGTTCGATGCGAAACCAGAATGCGATTGGCCGGATGCAGTTTCTGGCGATCGATCAGCGAGCCGGTGCCATTGTCCGCTTTCTGCTGTCGGTGATTTTTGGCCGGCTGGGCAAGAATGTCCAGAAGGGCATCCATCTGGAACGCGGCGACATGATCCGGATCGAGGGCGAGGGCAGCAACGTACTGATGGACGGCGAGCTATTCTCCGCCCAGCCGGGGCATCCGATTGTTCTGAAATCTACCAAGGCAGTGTCCTTCCTTCGGCTCGCTGCTTGA
- a CDS encoding aromatic ring-hydroxylating oxygenase subunit alpha encodes MPMTQDYIDQMKRLMEWEAARKAPPENFPRLPDLPAGRYTSREYYDLEQQYLWKKTWLFAAHIDEVPEPGCFMKWEQIGDPIIIVHGMDGEIRAFYNTCRHRGAPVVTEEKGKAPRLMCGYHNWTYKTDGTLVGVPEKQDFGPHFDMSCRSLIPVRCETLGNLIFVNFDEDAMPLKQWLGPVWDEWQEFRFDKIRLAARHSFDLKCNWKVAMEANMEVYHVPFIHPDTVAPLVDSKRNVNTLYPNGHARMLAPAPEQTDREHVRAIDSPANWQEIEGVGEFGRTCTQSYTMFPNWVSPLSNYFVPPLIFWPTSLNTTRLELITMAMDWGDGPAPDLWTVPDDSKPNGRDMSPIILEDTQFGEMIQKSMESDGFKSVPLSYQEARIYSFHQNCDKMIGLNRVPEHLAVEQVIGEEWVFPNDPRIAQMEQMEAAE; translated from the coding sequence ATGCCCATGACGCAAGACTATATCGATCAGATGAAACGTCTCATGGAATGGGAAGCCGCCCGCAAGGCACCACCCGAGAATTTCCCGCGGTTACCGGACCTGCCGGCGGGTCGTTATACATCCCGGGAATATTATGACCTCGAGCAACAATATCTGTGGAAGAAAACCTGGCTGTTCGCCGCCCATATCGATGAAGTACCCGAACCTGGCTGTTTCATGAAATGGGAACAGATCGGCGACCCGATCATCATCGTGCACGGCATGGATGGCGAAATACGCGCTTTCTACAACACCTGCCGCCATCGCGGTGCGCCCGTCGTCACCGAGGAAAAGGGCAAGGCGCCGCGGCTGATGTGCGGTTATCACAACTGGACCTACAAGACCGACGGCACATTGGTCGGCGTACCGGAAAAACAGGATTTTGGTCCGCATTTCGACATGTCCTGCCGCAGCCTGATCCCGGTGCGATGCGAGACGCTGGGCAATCTGATTTTCGTCAATTTTGACGAAGACGCAATGCCGCTAAAGCAATGGCTCGGCCCGGTCTGGGACGAATGGCAGGAATTCCGCTTCGACAAGATCCGGCTCGCCGCGCGCCACAGTTTCGACCTGAAGTGCAACTGGAAGGTGGCGATGGAGGCCAATATGGAGGTCTATCATGTCCCCTTCATCCACCCAGACACCGTCGCGCCTCTGGTCGACAGCAAGCGCAATGTGAACACGCTCTATCCCAACGGCCATGCCCGGATGCTCGCACCCGCGCCCGAACAGACAGACCGCGAGCATGTCCGGGCCATCGATAGCCCGGCGAACTGGCAGGAGATCGAGGGTGTCGGTGAATTCGGCCGGACCTGCACGCAAAGTTACACGATGTTCCCCAACTGGGTGTCGCCGCTGAGCAATTATTTCGTCCCGCCGCTGATCTTCTGGCCGACCTCGCTGAATACAACCCGGCTGGAACTGATCACCATGGCAATGGACTGGGGCGATGGCCCGGCCCCGGATCTCTGGACCGTACCGGACGACAGCAAGCCCAATGGCCGCGATATGTCGCCAATCATCCTCGAGGATACGCAGTTCGGCGAAATGATCCAGAAATCGATGGAAAGCGACGGCTTCAAGAGCGTTCCGCTGAGCTATCAGGAAGCGCGCATCTACAGCTTTCACCAGAATTGCGACAAGATGATCGGCCTCAACCGGGTGCCGGAACATCTCGCCGTCGAGCAGGTGATCGGCGAAGAATGGGTCTTTCCCAATGATCCCAGGATCGCGCAGATGGAACAGATGGAAGCCGCCGAATAA
- the obgE gene encoding GTPase ObgE: MHFLDQAKIYVSSGQGGPGAVSFRREKYIQYGGPDGGNGGKGGDIVFEAVEGLNTLIDFRYAQHFRAPRGKGGAGRNRTGAGGDDLVIKVPVGTQILSEDKEHVLLDFTREGQRATFLEGGIGGRGNASYKSSTNRAPRQHQPGEPGEEAAVWLRLKLIADAGLVGLPNAGKSTLINKVTNAGAKVGAYPFTTIHPQLGVVRHKGREFVLADIPGLIEGAADGAGIGDRFLGHIERCKILLHLIDATGDDPVKAWKTVSKELEKYGGGLAEKPQILALNKADLLDDELMADIADQLRAAGAEHVLPVSGATGEGLDAALDKILEAVGENSSIERKGQSTLASGEEEKAKDWSPL; encoded by the coding sequence ATGCATTTTCTCGATCAAGCCAAAATCTATGTCAGCTCCGGTCAGGGCGGCCCTGGCGCTGTCAGTTTCCGGCGTGAAAAATATATCCAATATGGCGGCCCCGATGGCGGCAATGGCGGCAAAGGCGGCGATATCGTGTTCGAAGCCGTTGAAGGCCTCAACACGCTGATCGACTTTCGCTATGCCCAGCATTTCAGAGCCCCGCGTGGCAAGGGCGGCGCGGGCCGTAATCGGACCGGTGCTGGCGGTGACGATCTCGTCATCAAGGTACCGGTAGGCACACAGATATTGTCGGAAGACAAGGAACATGTGCTGCTCGACTTCACGCGGGAAGGGCAGCGCGCGACATTCCTTGAAGGTGGAATCGGCGGCCGCGGAAACGCCAGCTACAAAAGCTCGACAAACCGCGCGCCGCGCCAGCACCAGCCGGGCGAACCGGGCGAGGAAGCAGCCGTCTGGTTGCGCCTCAAGCTGATTGCCGATGCCGGGCTTGTCGGCCTGCCCAATGCCGGCAAATCGACGCTGATCAACAAAGTGACTAACGCCGGCGCCAAAGTCGGCGCCTATCCCTTCACCACCATCCATCCCCAGCTTGGCGTGGTCCGGCACAAGGGCCGTGAATTCGTGCTCGCCGACATTCCCGGGCTGATCGAGGGCGCGGCAGACGGAGCAGGCATTGGCGATCGCTTTCTCGGCCATATCGAGCGGTGCAAGATATTGCTCCATCTCATTGATGCTACCGGTGATGATCCGGTGAAAGCCTGGAAAACGGTTAGCAAGGAGCTGGAGAAATATGGCGGCGGACTCGCTGAAAAGCCTCAGATACTGGCGCTCAACAAGGCGGATTTGCTGGACGACGAGCTGATGGCTGACATCGCCGACCAATTGCGCGCAGCTGGTGCGGAACATGTTCTCCCGGTATCGGGCGCCACTGGCGAGGGTCTCGACGCCGCGCTCGACAAGATACTCGAGGCTGTTGGCGAGAATAGCTCAATCGAACGCAAGGGCCAGTCAACGCTCGCCTCAGGTGAAGAGGAAAAAGCCAAGGATTGGTCGCCACTGTGA
- a CDS encoding enoyl-CoA hydratase/isomerase family protein, whose product MTNSIHIEQRGAIEILTLNRPDKLNTMNEDMIFALQDYFRGLQKRLDVRVVLFRAEGRAFCAGLDISGWKNDGSRGQVQHVWNTQRSIATVMQLMRQCPQPIIALAQGAACGGGFSLLLASDVRYGAPSLKMNAAYIKIGLGGCDMGSSYFLPRMVGASIASELILTGRFIHAERAEKYGLISEMVDEGKLLSTGLSLAEEMLDTAPMGLRLSKDALNRNIDAQSFEAALAIEDRQQVMLSMTEDSREAAKAFFAKRKPDYKDR is encoded by the coding sequence ATGACCAACTCCATCCATATCGAACAGCGCGGCGCAATTGAAATCCTGACGCTCAACCGCCCCGACAAGCTCAACACGATGAACGAGGACATGATCTTCGCGCTGCAGGATTATTTTCGTGGCCTTCAGAAACGTCTCGATGTTCGAGTCGTGCTGTTTCGCGCCGAAGGCCGCGCCTTTTGTGCTGGGCTCGACATCAGCGGCTGGAAGAATGACGGCTCGCGCGGACAAGTCCAGCATGTCTGGAACACCCAGCGCTCGATCGCGACCGTGATGCAATTGATGCGGCAATGCCCGCAACCGATTATCGCGCTGGCACAGGGCGCAGCCTGCGGCGGCGGCTTCTCGCTATTGCTCGCTAGCGACGTCCGCTATGGCGCACCGTCGCTCAAGATGAATGCGGCCTATATAAAAATCGGGCTCGGCGGCTGCGACATGGGTTCCAGCTATTTTCTGCCGCGAATGGTGGGTGCTTCGATCGCCTCGGAACTGATCCTGACCGGCAGATTCATCCATGCCGAACGCGCCGAAAAATATGGTTTGATCAGCGAAATGGTCGATGAGGGCAAGCTGCTCTCGACTGGCCTGTCACTGGCCGAAGAGATGCTCGACACCGCCCCGATGGGCCTGCGCCTTTCCAAGGATGCCCTGAACCGCAATATCGATGCGCAAAGTTTCGAAGCGGCACTCGCCATCGAAGACCGGCAACAGGTGATGCTGTCGATGACCGAAGACAGCCGCGAGGCGGCTAAGGCGTTTTTTGCCAAGCGGAAACCTGATTACAAGGATCGCTAG
- the lptF gene encoding LPS export ABC transporter permease LptF — translation MLTSTDRYLAKLIAVPLFSTLVIAAMLLVLEKMLRLFDFVAAEGGPVSVVWRMLANLIPEYLSLGIPIGLLLGILLAFRQLALSSELDVFRAVGQGYGRLLRVPYMFAVALMLVNLALVGFIQPLSRYYYEELRFELRSGALGASIKVGEFTNLGSRMTLRIEESRDNGTKLSGIFVRAENKKGQTVSVTAENGQFLATDDPDTIILRLTDGVLVHDAPNYEKPRILSFSNHDLPIDLPTIESFRSRGGKDLEYTIPELVRVGLDKERPETERNESRSNFHFRMVEVVMMLLMPLLAIALAVPPKRSSSALGVFLSIVMIVTYHKVNEYGEDIGSLGLVDPIIALWLPFCLFAALIMWMYHVAAHVPGGQPIGALEKAFSKFGGVFKGLLNFNRKRALMKE, via the coding sequence CTGCTGACTTCCACTGATCGCTATCTGGCAAAATTGATAGCGGTACCTCTGTTCAGCACGCTGGTGATTGCCGCCATGCTGCTGGTGCTGGAAAAAATGCTGCGTCTGTTCGATTTTGTCGCGGCAGAAGGCGGCCCCGTCAGCGTCGTTTGGCGGATGCTGGCCAACCTGATTCCCGAATATCTTTCTCTTGGCATACCGATCGGATTGCTGCTCGGCATTTTGCTGGCCTTCCGGCAGCTTGCGCTTAGCTCCGAACTCGATGTTTTCCGAGCCGTTGGCCAAGGTTACGGGCGTCTGCTCCGGGTGCCCTATATGTTCGCGGTGGCGCTGATGCTGGTCAATCTTGCTTTGGTCGGGTTCATTCAGCCGCTGTCCCGCTATTATTATGAAGAACTGCGCTTCGAACTGCGTTCGGGTGCGCTTGGTGCCTCGATCAAGGTTGGCGAATTTACCAATCTGGGCAGCCGGATGACCCTGCGGATCGAGGAAAGCCGTGACAATGGCACCAAATTGAGCGGGATTTTTGTCCGCGCAGAGAATAAAAAGGGCCAGACCGTCTCGGTCACTGCGGAAAACGGCCAATTTCTCGCAACCGATGATCCCGACACGATCATCCTGCGCCTGACCGACGGCGTGCTGGTGCACGACGCACCCAATTATGAAAAGCCGAGGATCCTGAGTTTCAGCAATCATGATTTGCCGATCGATTTGCCCACTATCGAATCCTTCCGCTCGCGGGGCGGCAAGGATCTGGAATATACGATACCGGAACTCGTGCGAGTCGGCCTGGACAAGGAGCGTCCGGAAACCGAACGCAACGAAAGCCGCTCCAATTTCCACTTTCGCATGGTCGAGGTGGTGATGATGCTGCTGATGCCGCTACTGGCCATTGCGCTGGCGGTTCCGCCAAAGCGCTCCAGTTCCGCGCTTGGCGTATTTCTGTCTATCGTGATGATCGTGACCTATCACAAGGTCAACGAATATGGCGAAGATATCGGATCACTGGGTCTCGTTGATCCGATCATAGCCCTGTGGCTGCCTTTCTGCCTGTTCGCCGCGCTGATCATGTGGATGTATCATGTCGCGGCCCACGTGCCCGGTGGCCAGCCAATCGGCGCATTGGAAAAAGCATTCTCAAAATTCGGCGGCGTATTCAAGGGCTTGCTCAATTTCAATCGCAAACGCGCGTTGATGAAGGAATAG
- a CDS encoding glucose 1-dehydrogenase encodes MGRVQDKIILLTGGAMGLGKAAARRLAEEGARILITDHDGQAGAATAAELGGSVDFLEQDVTDPERWGDVIAHVEAEYGRLDVLVNNAAVTVFGSIADVSYEDFKRCYTVDVDSIFLGCKTALPLMSKTGGSIINLSSAAAINASPDLVAYNSAKAAIPMLTKSIALYCAREKNRVRVNAVLPGTIMTPNVRSVIDGTPNPAETEESFQLAQPVGHMGEPDDIAHLIVYLASDESKFATGAAFAVDGGLSI; translated from the coding sequence ATGGGACGCGTGCAGGACAAGATCATATTGCTGACCGGCGGCGCAATGGGGCTGGGCAAGGCGGCTGCACGGCGACTGGCCGAAGAAGGCGCGCGCATACTGATCACCGATCATGATGGGCAGGCCGGAGCGGCAACGGCGGCAGAGCTCGGCGGCAGTGTCGATTTTCTGGAGCAGGACGTGACCGATCCCGAACGCTGGGGCGACGTCATCGCCCATGTCGAAGCAGAATATGGACGGCTCGACGTGCTGGTGAACAATGCTGCGGTTACGGTTTTCGGTTCGATAGCAGACGTCAGCTACGAGGATTTCAAGCGCTGTTACACCGTCGATGTCGACTCGATATTCCTCGGTTGCAAGACAGCCCTGCCGCTGATGAGCAAGACGGGAGGTTCGATCATCAATCTTTCATCGGCTGCCGCGATCAACGCCAGCCCCGATCTGGTCGCCTATAACAGCGCGAAAGCCGCGATCCCGATGCTGACCAAATCCATCGCGCTCTACTGCGCCAGAGAGAAGAACAGGGTCCGGGTCAACGCCGTGCTGCCCGGCACGATCATGACCCCCAATGTGCGCAGCGTCATCGACGGAACGCCGAATCCCGCTGAAACCGAGGAATCGTTCCAGCTGGCGCAGCCGGTCGGTCATATGGGCGAGCCCGACGACATCGCGCATCTGATTGTCTATCTGGCCTCGGACGAAAGCAAATTCGCCACCGGAGCCGCCTTCGCAGTCGACGGAGGCCTGAGCATCTAG